The segment CGTACTCTTCCTGCATCGATTGGGCCATTCGGTCACCTCAGATGATCAGGAACGCTACGAACCCGATTAGCAGCATGACGAAACTGTGGCGCAGTCCGTTCGGGATGCTGCCGGTGTCCAGGACTCCCGCGAGGATGCCATCACCCAGGCCGTGCACGATTATTGCGATGAAGAACGCGAGGCGGATGCTCGCCACGACGCCAACCAAGTCCGTTGCCAAGGGGCTCGCCACGGCCGTCCCTGTCTGGCCCAAGGCGTTGCTCGCCTCGAGCATCTTCGGCAGGAACGTCACGTTCAAGATCCAGATCGTGACGAGGAACACCATGAACGAGATGTAGATGACCGCGATGTACGTGGACATTGCGATCCGCCGCTCGTCTTCCGTCAGCTGGTTCTCCTTCGTGTCGTGGCTGACCATCGTCAGGACGTCGGCGACATCGCCCCCCGCGTCAGACGACTTCACGATGATCGCGATGACCCGCTGCACCATGGGGGTCTTCACGCGCTCCGAGAAGAGACGGAGCGCCTCCGTCGCCGGGACGCCCCAGCTGATTTGGGCCGCCATCTTCTTGATTTCCGGCGTGAGCTTGCCGTAGCGCCCTCCCGAGGAGACCACGATGGCCTCAGCGAGGGTCATGCCGAACCGCCCGGCCTCCGCCACGTCGCGAAGGAAGTCTGGGAGGCGGCGCTCGATCAGCTTGATCTCCCGCTGCTTCTTCGCGAGGAAGAACCCGTACGGACCGATGAACCCGAGGGTTCCGACGACCATCCAATAGATGAAGCGCTCCGCGGGCGATTGATCCGCGCGGAAGCCCAGGTTCACCGAGTTGATCAGGTTGAGGAATCCGACGAAGCCAAAGAGGACGAGCAGCACCGAGCTGAGGGCGATGATCGCTTGGCGCCGGTCCGCCTTCTCGTTCAGCCGCACACGGGCCTTCTCGAGTTCCACGTTCGCCATGTGTCAGCTCTCCTGTTCCATGTTCCAGATGACGAAGATAAAACCGAACTGGCTCATCGGAATCATAAGGCCGACGACGACGTACAATAGGAGGAGGACGAACCCTGAGCCGGTCTTGCTGATGAGTGCCATGATGGCCATGATCACCACGAGGAACAGGGGGAAGGCCACCACGACGGTCACGAACGACTCGGCGAGCATCCCGAGCGTCTCCATCCTCTGCCGCATCCCGAGGCGGTCTTCTTTCTCGAACTGCTCCGCCTTCACGAGGAAGTACGGCTTGAGCTGGCCGCCGCTCGTGGACGTCGTCACCACGCCTTGCAGGAAATCTTGGAATTTCGAGGACGGGGAGCGCTGGGCCGCCTTCCGGATGGCGGTCAGGATGTCCACGCCGAGGAGCTCCGTGTCTCGGGTGATCCATTCCGCCTCCTTGGCGACCTCGCCGTAGACGGTCTGCTTCGAGAGTTCCTTGAAGATCACGTCCACGGGCACATCGGCGGAGGCCATCGCGGAGATGAACGACATGGCGCCGGAGATCTTCTTGTCAATCTTCCGGCCGCGCTTCTTCGCCATGGAGGCCGCCTTGCCGTGGTACCCGACCGGGAGCCCGAAGTAGTACATGGAAGAGAAGAAGATCGGCAGCGCAGCGACGAGGCCGAGGGTGATGACCAGGGTCATGATGTCGATCCGGAGGATGAACAGGAAGATCGAGGCGATGAACGCCGCCACGACGGCCCCGACCGCGGCGAACGTCGTGTTCATCCAGGCGACGGCCAGGTACTCCTCGGGCCGCAGCCGGATGTGTGCGCTGAGTAGGTTGTCCTCGAGTTCGGTATCGTCCCGTTTCCGGGTCTGAACGAATTTCCCGAACATCCGCCAGGCGACCTGCTCCTTCGGCGAAAGGCTCACGTTCACTGGCTTCGCGCCTTTCGGCAGCTTGACCATGTGGTGGCCCTTGCCGGCCTCCTCGCCGGGGCGGAATCGCTTCGTCTTCGTGAGCGTGCCGCGGGTCTCGAGTTTCTCAAAGGCGGAGCTACCCAACGGTCTCACCTCCCGCTTCGACGGCCTTCATGGCGCCGTGATCGGCCCAGCCCATCTCGTCGCGGAGGCGCTTCGCCGTCTCTTCCGGATATTGGTAGTACTGGACGACGATCTTCGCGATCTCGCGGAAGTCCACCATCCCCTTCTGGACCATGTAGTTGACAATGTCGATTCGGCGCTGGAACTCCGCTTCCATCTCCTCGTGGGTCATGTTCTTCATTTCCATGATCTCGTCGAAGAGGAACGAGTGCCCCTTGTATACGAACGTGTCCGTCGCCGCATCCCACTCGTACACCGTGTTCGTGATCAGCTCGTTCGTCTCCGGCTCGAACCCGACGAGTTCGACGACTTGCTTGATGCGCCGGACGATCGAATCGCCGATTCGCGCGTGCGTCTGGATGATGACGAAGTTGAGGGCGGTGAGCAGGATACGCGGCGTGTTGATCGGCGGGTTCTCCAGCCGGTTGACCATCGACTTGACCGAGTCCGCGTGCATCGTCGACATGGTCGGGTGGCCCGTCGCCATCGCCTGGAACATCG is part of the Thermoplasmata archaeon genome and harbors:
- a CDS encoding type II secretion system F family protein, which gives rise to MANVELEKARVRLNEKADRRQAIIALSSVLLVLFGFVGFLNLINSVNLGFRADQSPAERFIYWMVVGTLGFIGPYGFFLAKKQREIKLIERRLPDFLRDVAEAGRFGMTLAEAIVVSSGGRYGKLTPEIKKMAAQISWGVPATEALRLFSERVKTPMVQRVIAIIVKSSDAGGDVADVLTMVSHDTKENQLTEDERRIAMSTYIAVIYISFMVFLVTIWILNVTFLPKMLEASNALGQTGTAVASPLATDLVGVVASIRLAFFIAIIVHGLGDGILAGVLDTGSIPNGLRHSFVMLLIGFVAFLII
- a CDS encoding type II secretion system F family protein encodes the protein MGSSAFEKLETRGTLTKTKRFRPGEEAGKGHHMVKLPKGAKPVNVSLSPKEQVAWRMFGKFVQTRKRDDTELEDNLLSAHIRLRPEEYLAVAWMNTTFAAVGAVVAAFIASIFLFILRIDIMTLVITLGLVAALPIFFSSMYYFGLPVGYHGKAASMAKKRGRKIDKKISGAMSFISAMASADVPVDVIFKELSKQTVYGEVAKEAEWITRDTELLGVDILTAIRKAAQRSPSSKFQDFLQGVVTTSTSGGQLKPYFLVKAEQFEKEDRLGMRQRMETLGMLAESFVTVVVAFPLFLVVIMAIMALISKTGSGFVLLLLYVVVGLMIPMSQFGFIFVIWNMEQES